The DNA window gcaatttagtCAGGCCaaatacgctcaatccagctttcctcggtgtgtaCTTCCAaacacctaactgggatacacagcaattcagtcaggctatatacgcttaatccagatttccacggtgtgtacccccaaacacctaagtgggatacacagcaattcagtcaggctatatatacgctcaatccagctttcctcggtgtatacaccATGAAATTCGCATatatatacatctaaaaatgtgtaaggctagcgcaaagggatgaggacggggacgaggccgggggcgtggaaatgcagctggggtgCAAGGTTGTGGTCAAGTTACAGCGCATCCCATGCTTACTCCTCtgcagcagcaagcattgcgcttccccacagtccctggcttgatggccacattaagtagggtgcagggtacaacattaACCAGGCCCgaccaccaggaacaggtgttacaatggctagcggataatgcttccagcacattctccaccagccagtcagcctcttcCTCAACTCCtcttcctacccaacagtctggtcctccttcctcaaaaCATGCCCAGTCCTTTcctacctcccaggagctgttttcattgtccctctctctgtcccatcaCATCCCGAATCCCGGGAGCtaacagatgagtttctgtgtcctgatgcccaaacactggagcatctgccatctcctgttgattttgttgttGCTGACCAGCAACCTGCCTTCAGTGACGATGaccagacacagttgccatcagggcagcctgttgccatgggcggtgtgcaggaggaggatctgaaagaggaattggaagaggaggtggtggatgacgaggacactgacacactgactggacaggggggatgtcaagcggggaaagcagtgtagatgtggagggaagtgcagcaccaaagagggtggctagaggcagaggcatgtccagaggcagaggacagccaccaaagccaggccacagccagaaaggcccaagatgttccctattctagccagcctagaaaaactcccccatcgaggccacggtcttcggtggtatggagatttttcaatgtatgcacggaggacaaatatagtgcggtttgcacattttgcaactcaaaactgagtaggggctctgaaaagagcaaccttacgaccactgccatgcgccgtcatttggaatgcaagtactgggctcagtgggagagagcaaacgcaggacaattgtcgtccggcgttgccgacactgcctctcccactgttgccaatgctggcgctgcagtcaagaccaccagccaggacacctccacatcttcctccaccacttttggaacacctgggcccaggcatggtcgtgtctgataatggctggaacctggtagcgactctggagcttgccaacctccaacacattccatgcctggcccacattttcaatttagtggtgcaacgatttttaaaaatgtaccccaatttacccgagctactggtgaaagtgcagcgcttgtgctgcacttttgcaagtctacagtagctgctgctagcctcaaaacactccagcaatgcctccatctgccagaacactggctgttgtgcgacgtccccacacgctggaactcgacgtaccacatgttgagcagagtgtgtcagcagcagagacccttgatggagtatcatctccaaaacccaagggttcctcagagtcagctcccgcagtttctgcaccatgagtggtcatggatggcagacatatgcgagatcttgcgtgtctttgaggagtccatcaagagggtcagctgtgacaacgcactaatgagtgtaacaatcccgctcctgtgtgtgatgcaagaatccctcatcgccatcagggataacgcattgtacgctgaggagttgggcataggagcagaaccatcccagcaggatagtcagtgcacactcctgtccgcttcacagcgtatattgacggaggaggaggaggaggattacaaagtggcagatgatttcattgtcacacaggatgctagcggggaagttcagtgcgtctcattgctgcagcacggatggggtgaaatggaggaggaggaggaaatggagagtgaccattctggtgggggcagcgaaaTCATGCCacgtaacactctggcacatatGGCTGAATTCatattggggtgcttttcaagtgaccaacgcattgtcaaaatcctggagagcaaccaatactggatttttgcaatcctcgacccccggtataaaaataatatccgTACTTTTATTCCGGTGGAGGGGAggcccaatcgcattaatgattgccacaagcaactgttgCAGAATATGAAGGAGATGTTTCCATCGACTcttgttggcggcagagaggagagttcctccaagaggctaacaactaccatccggtccacacccaccaggggcacactctccaaggtctgggacatgttaatgacaccccctcgccaaactaccgccactgaggggcctagtgtaaccaggagggacaagtataggcgcatgttgcgggagtacctggccgaccccagccctgtcctctccgatccctctgcgccctatacttattgggtctccaagttggatttgtggctggaatttGCGCTGTacaccttggaggtcctttcctgccctgccaccagcgtgctatcggaaagggtcttcagcgcagccggtggcataattacggataaacGCAGCCggttgtcagctgacagtgctgaccagctgactttcatcaaaatgaatagCCActagatagacccatcattttcatgtccacctcctcctcctcctccttcccatACTCCTCCACtgtaagcgttgcacaattctgctcatactaggctcaatccaccctgattccaccaaactctgctggatagaggctcaatccaccctaattcccctaaactatgctggttagaagctccactCACCCcaggggccaaaaacactgctggtgcaaggctcaactcacctcaaggggcaaaaacactgctggtgcaaggctcatctcacctcaagggccaaaaacactgctggtgcaaggctcaacttcaccccaagggtcaaaaacactgctggtgcaaggttcaactcacccaattGGCCAACAACTAAccctctgctggttaaaggctcaactcacccaaagggcctaacattctgctggtgcaaggctcaactcaattaaccGCTTCCTGACCGGCCCTGTAGATTAACGTCAGCACGGCTTGGGCTCTGTGCTGCGCCGACGTTAATTAACGGCCCCTTTTAAAATGGGGTTCGGGTCTCCCCAAGGGTCGGGAGCTCCGTGGACAAagcgctaatagctgctggggtccacggagacatgatgATTCAGGTCCCAATCATGTAGTGGCCATGTTAGGGAAAGTTTGTtggagtaacaaactttccctgacatgcgaTGCTGCCCGCAGGTTAGATGATCCTGCGGGCGGCATCGGAAGCAAGTGTTAGCTATATCTTATAGCTAACACTGTGCTTGAATTACttgaggttttaaccccttagatgctggtGGTGAAACATCACCGCCGTGTCCAAGGGGCTTAGAAAAGATAAAGtgccccctgggcaccccccgtggcgagatcggggggtgcccataagtatcttctgcagcctgaggtctgaccagtgaccccaggctgctaagagcccccagtacctggttgatcctaccaGGTATTGGGGATGCAAGCCAATACATCTGTATCGGctggcttcctccatagactgcaatacactgtattgcagtctatagcataGAGCCAGCGATCCCCTCTGATCGCTGAttctagtgtccttataggagaaataaaaaatgtaaataaaaagttaaaaaataaataaagtgtgtaaaaattttttatatagttataaaaaatcccaaattcccttttcttatataaaattaatgatatatataaaaaaaatatatatatattaataaaaacaatacatatttggcatCAACGCATCCatcacaacctgtacaataaaactgaaacaatatttaacctacaCAGTGAATACCGGGAAAACTAACCGCAAAAAACCCGGCAAAAGTAATTTtctcgccatctcaccttacaaaatatgctataaaaagtgatcaaaaagtcacatgtaccccaaaacagcaccaatacaaagcacaggttgtcctgcaaaaaataagccataaaccaattcttttaaccgaaaaataaaaatgttatacctcTCAGAACTTGGTGATGCAAAAGTAATTGATTTACGttcccaaatggatttttttgttctgcaaaactagtaacacataaaaaacaatataaatgaggtatcgccataatcgtaccgacccgcagaataaaggtcacatgttacttatgctatacgccttgcagaaaaaaaatttaaaggtaaaacacaataccagaattgatagggattttttaaattcaccaagaaagagttaataaaagttagtcaatatgttaaaaacacccaaaaatgttataacaaatacatctcataccgcaaacatcaagccctcatgcagtcacatcaccagaaaaataaaaaaaaattatagcttgtacaatgtgaagacaaaaaccccaaaatcaccaaatcataagaacacaactggttacggcaggaagggaatgtattagCTGTGTGAGTGAATATTGgggtacaaaccagatttagagcttacgacggaaaataaaccagaactgccccccagagtgaccccccctCAAACATAGTagctactggggatatagtagggaatttggtgttcccaatgtagtccgcacagcttatatatctactattcaccatccgctgtgcaatcACGTTTAGGATACTATTGCCCGATATACCCCCTAataagttctttgaggggtgcagtttttaaaacggGGTTATTCtctaagggattccactttactggtacttttagaggctctacaaacatgacatggacaaccagataccaaacatctgaatctgcgatccaaaaaacaaaagagcgcttcttcccttctgtgcccgactCTGCCCAAACAGCTGTTTcaacccacatatggcattaagtatgttatcctgggtacaccagtgtcatacatgtgggcataaactgctgcttgggtacacagcaggacgcagaagggaaggagcgataagtgtttttggacagctgatttagattgttggttttttgacaccatgtcatatttgtagAGACtgtaaaatttcccctacaaaatggggtcacttgttggggaattccaaattactgtcacctccagggctttgcaaaaacaacatggcgtcaggaaaccccttcaaatctgtacaccaaaagctaaaaagcccactgctccttcccttctgagccctgctgtgtgcccaagcagcagtgtacacccacatatataacttctttctacccgggatggccccttaatagttttaggagtgcaggtctctgacaacacataGTGGGTGCAactggcagatttctttcaaaatttaaattttcattttgtgcattaatttttgggaagcatttttaggctcagaatgataataccccttgatacattccttaatgggtgtagtttttaaaatggggtcacttttggggggtttcaattgtattgatactttaggggctcagcaaatgcgacatggcaccttgtgaaaatgaaaactttggagataaagggacattttagtaatttttaacctacacatcccaaggctattaaaatctgtgaaatagctgtagggtcaaaatgctcactatacccctcaatgaataccttaaggggtctagtttataaaatggggtcatttatggaggttttcaattgttttggtaactcaaatcttgtttgaatgtccaatgggtctgaaacattttgaagcaaaaattgtgtcttgaaacccagttggtgctcccttctttttgggccctactttttgcgtccgtacataggattaaggccacaaagtgtacatttttgaacacaggagaaatggggtcatctattttggggtgtttttctttattttcatgtgttatgggggaaaaaagctgcctttaaaatgacacttctgtgtaaaaaaaatatgaaaattttttgtttgacgcaaattttttcaaaatctatggggtcaaaatactcactataaccctcaatgaatacctcaaggggtctagtttccaaaatggggtcgcAATTTGCAGGTTTCTACTGTTTGGACACctagagggctctgcaaatgggacatggtgcttgatcatgattccagcaaaatctggcctccaaaacccaattagcgctctttccgttctgagcgctgccatgtgtccgtatataaatataccagaacatatggggtattgttgcattcaatagaaagtgtgtagcaatatgtgggttgcaatttctcctttaaccccttttgaagatgaaaaattgggggctaaagtgacattatattagaaaaaaattttacaaaaatttcatgtctcaatggtaaaaaaaattgtgaaatacttatagggtcaaagtgctcactatacccctggatacattccttgaggggtctacttttcaaaattgtgtcattttgagggggtttccactgttatggcacttcaggggctctgcaaatgcaacatggtggctgaaacagattccagcaaaatctgccctccaaaatcccaatagcgctccttctgttctggaccctacagtgtgcccatacatcatttaacATTCTCACATGGAATAGTTTCATGCTTGGGGTATTTGCTTAATAGAAGTTAGAATgcgttttcttctttaacccattgtgaatgtgtaaattctagggctaaataaatatattagtgaaaaaaaaatttaaatttaaaatttgacctctattttgttttaattgccgtgaaatgctgaaagagttaagaaacttcctaaatgcagttatgaattcttacaggagtgaagtttttagaatggggtgatttatgggggtttctattagagaagcctttcaagaccccttcagaactgaactggtccctcgaaaaatgtgtgttggaaatattcttaaaaatttggaaaattactgcttgacttgtaaggcttataacatctgaaaaaaatgaaagggcaattaaagtttgatgccaatataaagcagagatatggtaaattaaatatatgaagtaatttgggtagtatgacattctacatgaaaggcatgcaatttcaaagtttgaaaattgcattttttttcaaaattttcaccaaatttcctatttttttcataattaaagacaaaacatatttaccaaaatgtaccactgacacgaagtacaatgtgttgaGAATAAACTCAGAATCACtatgataagttaatgcatctcaaagttattaccacctaaagtgacacatgtcagatttgaaaaatgaggcctggtcatctaggtacttttatgctcggtcttgaagaggttaaaggTGTTTTTTCAAAACaaatacattgggaatgtgtcaTCTTTAATACTATGCCTTTTGAggatcattttatcttcaacttgcttaactgttcatATTAACAGTCaatttgaccaggggtgtccaaacttttgcatgccactcaatggtcctctttaattttcaCAATGAATTAAAGGAGAAGTTTCACCCCCTAATGTGATACACAATGTCTGAAATAATTAATGTGTAGTTGTAAACTTCAGTATGAGTATACAGTAGGGCTTGGACTGGAAGGTGTACTATGTGACTTTTGGAGGGCAAAAATGTATGCTGATGTGAACCGGTTGTATGACCACACCACAAGGTGTTGTCAGCAATAATTAGAAATAAGGAACATTACTTGCTAAGTGAGATTCTTCACCACTTAGGCTTTCAGTTTCATTTCTTTATGAACGCTCTGACTTGGGAGGGGCTCAGCTTATAAAAGGAAGAACAAAAACATTTTGCAGCACACACATACTTGACGAAAACTCACAAGTAATGGAAGGCAGAGAACAACCAGTTCAAGACAAAGAAATGGCCACGCGCCCAAAAGAACCGAGAGCCAGGGGACGTTCTCCTCATAATTCAGGTCAATTGGGTAATGGTGAAACTTTACCACTAAAGAGAGACTTGGAGAATCCTGGAAACTATACATCTGAAGTGGACAACAGATGTGATGGACCTTCAAGTGGAAGGAATTCCCAACAGAAAGAACCGAGAGGCAGGGGACGTAGTCCTCATAATTCAGGTCTATCAGGTAATGGTGAAACCTTACCAGTAAAGAGAGACTTGGAGAAACCTGGAAACTATACATCATTTGAAGTGGACAACAGATGTGATGGACATTCAAGTGGAAGGAAATCCCAACAGAAAGAACCAAAGAGCAAGAAAAACCCTACAGATGGCCCAATTGAGAGAAATCATCAACGTTTACAAGACACATCAGCAAAGGAAGGGGAAGATAAAGGAAAATCTCCAGAACATAAGGACAAGATAGCACAACTTACAGCTAATGTGAGATATTTACCAGTCGGTTTGCACAGTGCAACTACAACTGAGAAGAAACTGAGTAAATCAAAGTCAATGGACCTAGAGACGAACAACAGAGCAGAAGATCAATCCTCTATAAACAAGAAGAAGATAGACAAACAGCAAAAAGTAAGACATGTTAAATGTAAATCCTTAGATGACACACAGGAAAATGGTCAACCACAAACTAAAGTGGCTTCAGAAAAGAAAGTATGTAGTAAAACAACTAAAGAAGAAGATATAAAAACTGTTAGTTCCAGAGCCCCTAGGAGATTGAAAGATGTGATTGATAGAAAATTAAAGTTGAAGATGGAAGAGATTTCAAATGCAACGCAGAAAGTTAATGCGATTGTAAACACAGTCCTGAAGTCTGATCAATTCAGCTATGATCCTCTTTTCAAGAATACAGAGAAACTAACCACTGGAAGCTACTACGAGCGTGTCAAGGTAAGATAAATATTTTAAAGGGGAACTAAACTTTAAAGAAATAACAAATACATATAACAAATGGTTTACCTAAAGAGCTGCCTGCATGATTTTCTGCAAGTTGCAATAGCAAGCAGCTTCTCATAAATCTTGCAGGCAACATATACTGGGTTTTGATCAAAGTATCCTTTATTCTCTATAAATATCAGAATTTCCTCTTTCTTATGACACTAAAAGCAAGTTTCTAAGTTTTATAATGCCCGAGATTTAACTGACCCTTCCCTAtgctcattttctcttcatttcacACAAACCCATATATTGTACAAAGTGAGAAGCAGGATACAGCTCtctatacagaaacaagggaaagagtaaagaaatgcaggatttcacagaaaggagcaaaaaattgttaataaagtacattacaacatttattaatgacacaaatgcaaaAGTTATTTGAAAGTTTAGCTGCAATTTAATTTAGCTAGGTAGAATTAATATTCTACAATCTCTTTTGCAGCTTCATATTGTTTTTAACTCAGATTTTCCAGGATCCTGAAAAGCAAATTTAACTAGCTATAGAACAATTTGGGAGTGAAGAGGAGGATTTATTTAGGTGGATTTAGCATTTAACAACCACTAATAGAAACTAATTATGGTTTGTTACCCAGCTTTTCCTGAACCCTGTATTGTAATATTTGCCTAGCTACTCTACACTTTGGAGGAATTGTCACTTCATAACTTGGTAGACTTGTTAATTAAATCTGCACAAGAAATCTTACTAAATTTACTAAATGCATGAATAGACtgatctgcatacctcccaactatcaGATAACAGAAAGAGGGGGACAAAATCTGTGCAGCATActgaggcagatttgcatataagCCATGCCTCTAACTCTATCTGTGCCCCTTCAACCATAACCAATTTCATCTAGTCTCTTTGTactccccgacacagtataatacttcttTACTTGCCCCAATATGCTAATAATATGCCCCCTTAATgcgcccacacagtatcatgccccctttTGGCCACAACACAGTATAAAATTCCCTTGTAGACTCTATATATTATAATGCACCCTCTTTGtagccccataaagtataatattcCCTTGTGGCCCCAACAAGTGTTCACTGAGTACAAAAAGTTGTGCAAAAGTTCAAATGCTACCCAAACAACAAACCCTGGATCACCAAGGAACTTAAAGTGCTTCTCAACAGGAAGAAACTTGGGTTGAGATTGAGCTGGTGAGTTCAAATAGCTGTGGCCCAGAGGGAAATAAGAGGGTAGCTATGCATATGTTGGACTAACTACGAAATTAAACTAGAGGAGAACATGCAAGTAAAGAATATGGTAGCTGTCTGATCAGATATTAAGTTGATCTCAGGGTTTGCCAGAAACGGGCATGGCTTAGGAGTAAGATGTGCTCTCAGAGCTCCTGTCCTGCACTCAACTTATTGGAATCTATAAGCCCACCTTCTTACattccttaaagtggttgtccaggataaaatacaAATTAACCCCTTATCTAAACCcctcccctgcctaacttctaattaacatgtatttttttttttaaaaaaaagtataattaccCATAGTCCTTATCAAGTGACTTCCCCAGAGACACTTTATGATAATCTGATGACTTTCCGTTTCGTTGCTTCTGAAGTGGAACGTCACCAGTACTCTCCCCCCCaatcccatcaatacttacatgCCTTCCTGTccgggaatggctcctcccctgTTCCTCTCTTCAAGCGCTTTTGCAGTCTGGAGGTGGCTGCGAGACATGCGTagtagagatggcactccatGTCTACTGCACAGGTACCGGTCTGTGTACAGTGAAGGAGAaaggaggagccgtctcccaGAATGGaacataggtaagtatgatgagatGGGGTGGGCAGGGCTTCATAGTGAGCGGTATAGTTTAGCAAGGGAGACAGGGGGCGGACAgcagtagtgggcaggatagcttactaaggagacagggagggggctgtaatggagtgagagaggatggGGAGAGCAAtgacagggaggtagtgtggaaggtacatAGGAAGCTGCATAGCTGGAAGCTAACACcgggtaaacaaatgcagaaaatgccaGGAGCTTCCACAGAAACAGAAATaattcaaaacactgctaaaagtatatgggtgtacttttaaACCATCAATAGCACTAACAGAACTTTTAAAattgtctggaaaacccctttaaattctgcaATTCCCTCTGAATGTTGGCACTTTCATCCTGCAATGGGCACACTCTACCACATTTTCTGGGACTGCCCTCTGCTACTGGGCTTCTGCACAGAGGTGAAAGACATGACTGATGCATTCTTTCCTGCTAGATCCCCTCACCTACTTGGTTAATTTGTCTCCGTGGGAAAAAAGTCTGACAGATTGTTTCTTTGCGTACAGCAGCCAAGAGCCTCATAGCAATGTGTGAATGACCTTCTTGCCCGTATGAAAGTTAGCCGCAGTCCGGAAAACCTGACCATAATTTTGAATAACATGGTGGAGGCATTTCAGTCTATATGGAACCCGTGAGATACCTACTGTATACGGTATACTGTGTGTTATTCCCTAGTCTGAAGTATTTTTATGTTTAGCTATTTATCATTGGTTATTGTTCATACTTTCATGGCGCTGGAGATTTTCTGTATCTATTTGTTTAATCCTCTTTATGataaatttaataaaatt is part of the Leptodactylus fuscus isolate aLepFus1 chromosome 3, aLepFus1.hap2, whole genome shotgun sequence genome and encodes:
- the LOC142198503 gene encoding cyclic GMP-AMP synthase-like; protein product: MEGREQPVQDKEMATRPKEPRARGRSPHNSGQLGNGETLPLKRDLENPGNYTSEVDNRCDGPSSGRNSQQKEPRGRGRSPHNSGLSGNGETLPVKRDLEKPGNYTSFEVDNRCDGHSSGRKSQQKEPKSKKNPTDGPIERNHQRLQDTSAKEGEDKGKSPEHKDKIAQLTANVRYLPVGLHSATTTEKKLSKSKSMDLETNNRAEDQSSINKKKIDKQQKVRHVKCKSLDDTQENGQPQTKVASEKKVCSKTTKEEDIKTVSSRAPRRLKDVIDRKLKLKMEEISNATQKVNAIVNTVLKSDQFSYDPLFKNTEKLTTGSYYERVKISKPNEFDIMLKVQPPTLKTIHMENLDGKGPFYTLSFKGRMPQDMLKYLDSEGNILARKIVKEFIDLIKDVIAKTGMKGVSVQRKDPGSPAVTLIIKHEPQGISVDLVLALTINSWPEETTGGMNIDDWLGTKVKQEYKKSYINMVPKQAMIGNEEVNKDTWRISFSHIEKKMLNNHGNGKTCCETGGSKKEMCCRKQCLKLLKHLLELLKKNGKPRKMDNFCSYHAKTALLHQCALHPKDEDWKLEDLEFCFDRYVSFFQECLSRQILYNFFIPSHNLFDKEFVKKSNCDYLCKQIEEQKCNNYPIFYD